Proteins from a genomic interval of Cucumis melo cultivar AY chromosome 7, USDA_Cmelo_AY_1.0, whole genome shotgun sequence:
- the LOC103493767 gene encoding uncharacterized protein At2g39795, mitochondrial, giving the protein MSAVFRSAHRQFQSYYSKILTRRLWQRHCSPSRTTTTSASHFTRPFVSAAVPKSPFDAITLRVLRNEIEYQSNYAPPHQPATTFNSFTVEDHPGMQWITLKGKFKDTEDIKIEATMFDGCESVPKFGDDSDGEEELRLHISVLVDISKGDGSEDLEFVCSAWPDSLDVQKLYVLKRDRMLASHYMGPDFRKLSGAIQKKFREFLAERGIDKELAVFLHEYMMNKDRCELIRWLKTVESFVER; this is encoded by the exons ATGTCGGCCGTTTTCCGATCAGCTCACCGGCAGTTTCAATCATATTACAGTAAAATCCTCACACGTCGATTATGGCAACGCCATTGTTCGCCTTCACGAACCACCACAACCTCAGCATCGCACTTTACCAGGCCATTTGTTTCCGCCGCCGTTCCCAAATCTCCCTTCGACGCCATCACTCTCAGAGTACTTCGTAATGAGATAGAGTACCAGTCCAATTACGCTCCTCCTCATCAG CCTGCAACGACGTTCAATTCATTTACGGTTGAAGATCATCCTGGAATGCAATGGATTACACTGAAAGGGAAATTTAAGGACACTGAAGATATTAAAATTGAAGCGACGATGTTTGATGGCTGTGAATCTGTTCCCAAATTTGGAGACGATAGCGATGGTGAAGAAGAGCTCCGTCTTCATATTAGCGTGCTTGTTGACATTTCGAAGGGAGATGGTTCTGAAGATTTGGAGTTCGTTTGCTCAGCATGGCCTGATTCTTTGGATGTTCAGAAACTATATGTACTTAAACGAGATAGAATGCTTGCAAGTCATTATATGGGGCCTGATTTTAG GAAATTGAGTGGTGCAATTCAGAAAAAATTTCGGGAGTTCTTAGCAGAAAGGGGGATAGATAAGGAGCTTGCTGTATTTCTGCATGAATACATGATGAACAAAGACAGATGTGAACTTATTCGATGGTTGAAAACTGTCGAGTCTTTTGTGGAAAGATAA